In Mus caroli chromosome 9, CAROLI_EIJ_v1.1, whole genome shotgun sequence, a single window of DNA contains:
- the LOC110301194 gene encoding zinc finger protein 426-like: MAAIDLSHGLLSREPIYVYEANIEVEGTVTDNQANCYQDSVTFDDVAVEFTPDEWTLLDLTQKNLYREVMLENYENLTSVGCQLFIPSLTPWLKQEEPEAESAVPQQLELQPTIDDSELENYFRMQSSSATEMVGDSSLQEQSGNHNEGDLCDSKPCGNVLGEQLCLNTEVSMQSQGYSSECNWYGKDILSLLKETSTGQTVSELNQCGKLFSLTPNIMYPSTSTNEKPFECTDCETAFFNQSYFQPDMRPHNGGEPFDWSKYGNGFIHPTGLAMHLPILNARNPYKFEECGKDFQYFACLNNPMGMCTGEKFCDCKECWKAFTVSSHLTQYVSIQTEEKSKVCKICGKSFANYSRLSAHVKTHNEEKPFVCKECGKAFKNMSYLNDHVRIHTGIKSYKCMECGKAFLRWSGLTEHIRVHTGEKPYECKECGKTFSRSTQLTEHIRTHTGIKPYECKECGKAFTQYSGLATHVRIHSGEKPFACKECGKAFTRTSGLIHHVRTHTGEKPFECVHCGKTFITSSHRTKHLKIHSGEKPFVCNICGKAFIYSTSLNIHMRTHTGEKPYICKQCGKAFAVYSRLRKHSRVHTEEKPYQCEGMAVAI; this comes from the exons ATGGCAGCCATTGATTTGTCCCATG GCCTTCTTTCTAGAGAGCCTATCTACGTCTACGAAGCAAACATAGAGGTAGAAGGGACGGTGACTGACAACCAGGCAAATTGTTACCAG GATTCAGTGACCTTCGATGATGTGGCTGTGGAGTTCACCCCGGATGAGTGGACTTTACTGGACCTGACTCAGAAGAATCTATACCGAGAGGTCATGCTGGAGAACTATGAGAACTTGACTTCAGTAG GATGTCAGTTATTCATTCCTAGTCTGACCCCCTGGTTAAAACAAGAAGAGCCCGAGGCGGAAAGTGCTGTTCCTCAAC AATTGGAACTACAACCTACAATTGACGATTCAGAGCTTGAGAATTATTTTAGGATGCAAAGTTCCAGTGCAACAGAAATG GTGGGTGACTCATCTCTTCAGGAGCAGTCAGGAAACCACAATGAAGGGGACCTATGTGACTCTAAGCCATGTGGAAATGTGTTGGGTGAACAATTATGCCTTAACACAGAGGTGAGCATGCAAAGTCAAGGATACAGTTCTGAGTGTAACTGGTATGGGAAAGACATTCTTTCTTTGCTCAAGGAAACCTCTACTGGACAGACCGTTTCTGAGCTTAATCAGTGTGGAAAACTCTTCAGTCTGACTCCAAACATCATGTACCCGAGCACTAGCACAAATGAGAAGCCCTTTGAATGCACAGACTGTGAGACAGCCTTTTTTAACCAGTCTTACTTTCAGCCAGATATGAGGCCTCACAATGGAGGAGAACCCTTTGACTGGAGTAAATACGGGAATGGTTTTATTCATCCTACAGGCCTTGCTATGCATCTTCCAATTCTCAATGCAAGAAACCCTTACAAATTTGAGGAATGTGGAAAGGACTTTCAGTATTTTGCATGCCTTAATAATCCCATGGGAATGTGCACTGGAGAAAAATTCTGTGACTGCAAGGAATGTTGGAAAGCCTTCACGGTTTCCTCACACCTAACTCAATATGTATCAATTCAAACTGAAGAAAAGTCCAAAGTATGTAAGATATGTGGGAAGTCCTTTGCTAACTATTCTCGACTTTCTGCACATGTAAAAACTCATAATGAAGAAAAGCCCTTTGTATGTAAGGAGTGTGGAAAGGCCTTTAAAAATATGTCATACCTTAATGATCACGTTAGAATTCACACTGGAATAAAATCATACAAATGTAtggaatgtgggaaagccttcctTCGATGGTCAGGCCTTACTGAACACATAAGAGTTCACACTGGGGAAAAGCCTTACGAATGTAAGGAATGTGGAAAAACCTTTTCTAGATCTACTCAGCTTACTGaacacataagaacacacactggaatcaaaccttatgaatgtaaggaatgtgggaaagccttcactCAGTACTCGGGCCTTGCCACCCATGTACGAATTCATAGTGGAGAAAAGCCCTTTGCTTGTAaggagtgtgggaaggccttTACCAGGACCTCTGGCCTGATTCATCATGTGAGAactcacacaggagagaagccttttGAATGTGTTCATTGTGGGAAAACCTTCATTACTTCCTCCCATCGCACTAAACATCTGAAAATTCACAGTGGCGAAAAGCCCTTTGTGTGTAACATATGTGGGAAAGCATTTATATATTCTACATCCCTTAACATTCACATGCGAacccacactggagagaagccctatatatgtaagcagtgtgggaaagccttcgcTGTTTACTCACGACTGAGGAAACACAGCAGAGTTCACACTGAGGAGAAGCCCTATCAATGTGAGGGTATGGCCGTTGCTATTTAG